From the Candidatus Binataceae bacterium genome, the window AGCGCGCGCTGGGGGCCTTCGCCCCGCGCTGATCCCCGCGATCTCGTAGGTCACTGCCTGGCGGCGGGCGCCGGCGGCAGCCCGATCGACGCATGGTCGATCACGTAGCGCCATCTGCCTGCCGACTGGTGCAAAAGCTCGGTGGTGCGCACGCGCATCGTGACCGGCTTGCCGTCGGGCCCGTTCATCGTGTCGTCCCACATTCCGACGTTGACGATGTAGGCCTTGCCGATCGCCTTCGAATCGGAGCTTATTGACTTGAGCGTCGATTTGCCGGCGCTCGCGCATTGCTCCTTGATCACCTTTTCTATCGCGGCCTTGCCGGTTGCGACCTCGCCCTCGCCGGGCCAGATCAAAGTCGCGTTATCTTCGTAGAGCGCGAGCACCGCAGGAACGTCGCATTCTTGGAAAGCCTTGGCGAAGGCCTCCGAGTGCGCCTTGACCGTGGCCGCCGGGTCGGCCAAGGCCGTCCCGGCACACATCAGGACTACCGCCAGGCAAACCAACCTCCGCTTTCCCATGGCAAAGCCTCTTCCAGCCGGAATTCCGCCGGCAGGTTTCCAAAGCCGATTCGGGTATCCGGGTGGATGCTGGTGGGTGCATCTAAGCGAGTCAATTAGTCAAATCGGTAAGCCTCGGTCGGCGATTGTGGGAAAGAAAATCTCCTTGCTTCGTGCCGATCTTGCGCTGTCGCCCGGGATGGAAAGAAAAGATCGCTGAACCAAGGCCGTCGGAGTGAAGACCACGCACAACGATTTTCCGGGTGACCCGCCGCGGTTTGACCGTGATACCTCACGTTCCCGTGCGGTAAAGGAGATGCATGCGAATCTTTTTTTCTGTTTCTCCAATGAGCCCAATAGGAAGGACGAAACGCAATCGTCCCTTCGGCTGCTCAACCTGATCCTCGTTTGACTCTCTGCTCGTTTCGCGCTAGAAGCCAGCTTCAGAAACTGAACCGTGCTTCATCGGATCACTGCCGCATGAGCGTGCGCGAGCGCAAAGCGCGCGAGCGCCGGGCCCGGCGCGAGGCCATCCTCGCCGCCGCCGCCAAGGTCTTTGCCGCCCACCGGCTCGAAGGCGCCACCGTCGAGATGGTCGCGCGCGAGGCCGAGGTCGCCGTCGGCACCATCTACCTCTATTTCTGTTCGCGCGACGACGTTTTCCTCAGTCTGATGGCCGAGCGCATCGGCCGCCTGCGCGCCCGCTATCTCGAAATCCGCGCGCGCGGTCTCGCGCCCGCCGACGAGGTGCGCGCGATCGGCGCGGCCTACCTCGATTACCTCAGGGAGTCGCGCGGGCTGTTCCTCGCGCAGCTCGCGGTCGATTTTGGCAAGCTCCCGCTGCGCCTGTCGCGGCCCGAGGAGCTGGAGCGCTACGAACAGGTGCGCCGGCTCGGCCGCGAGTGCTTCAACTTGTGGCGCGACGCGGTCGGGCGGCTGCTCGGCGGCGCAGGCGAGGCGAACGCCGCGGCCACACGCGCGGCGACCGTTATCTGGGCCGCGCTCAACGGCGCTTTCCTGCTCACCGGCGACGAGGCGATCTTTCGCGATGTGACCGGGCTTGAGGCGGCGGGACTGCCCGAAGAGACCTTCGAATTTCAGCTCGCGGCGGCCGAAGCTGCGGCGGCCTCGACGCGGCGAAACGGGATGCATCCGGAGAACGGCAACCGGACGGCGAACGGACACGGCGGCAACGGCAAGGGTGCCGCGCGCCCCTCGCCGCGGAGGCGGCGCAAAGCGGCGCCGGCCGCGAATGGCTAGTCGAATCGAAACGGCAAACAGCCTGAGAACAGCTTCTCCGGAGGAGATCTGATTATGAAATTCACGTGGTTTCACCTCATGCCCTATCGCTACCTGCCCGATGACTTCAAGCAGAAGTACCGCAGCGTATGGGTCGATATCCCGCGCGACCTCTACGACCCGAAGATAGGCCATCGGCTATACAACGACTACCTCGATCAGCTCGAATTCGCCGACCGCATGGGCTACGACGGGCTGGGCGTCAACGAGCATCATCAGAACGGCTACGGCCTGATGCCCTCGCCGAATATCATGGCGGCGGCGATCGCGCGCCGCACGCGCAACGCCAACCTGGTCGTGCTGGGCAACTCGATCGCGCTGTACAATCCGCCGGTGCGGGTGGCCGAGGAGTTCGCGATGCTCGACGTGTTGAGCGGCGGACGCCTGGTCGCGGGCTTTCCGGTCGGCACCTCGATGGACGTCAACTTCTGCTATGGCGAAGTGCCGGCGACGATCCGCGCGAAGTACCTCGAGGCCCACGAGCTCATCGTCAAGGCGTGGAAGGCGCGCGCGCCGTTCGCCTTCAACGGCAAGTTCACCAAGCTGCGCTACGTCAATCTGTGGCCCAAGCCGCTCCAGCAGCCGCATCCGCCGATCTGGATCCCGGGCGGCGGTTCGGTCGAGACCTGGGACTTCGTCGCCGACCACGACTACCAATACTCATTCCTTTCCTACTTCGGATATATCGCGGGCAAGAAGGTCGCCGACGGCTACTGGAACGTGATGGCGAAGAAGGGCAAAGAGCTCAACCCCTACAGCCTCGGCTTCGCCCAGATCATCGCGGTCGCGGAAACCGACGAGCAGGCCGAGCGCGACTACGCCCAGCACATGGACTACTTCTTCAACCGCTGCCTGCACGTCTACCTCGGCTACGCCGACGCGCCGGGCTACCGCACGCCGAGCACGATCAAGGCCGGCCTGCTGGGCCAGATCACGCGCGACGCGGCGCTCGTACGCGCCGCGATGAAGTGGAAGGACTTCGTCGATCAGGGCTACGTGATCGCGGGCTCGCCCAAGACCGTGCGCGAGCGCCTGCGCGAGGCGATCAAGAGCCTCAGGTGCGGCCATCTGATGCTGCTGCTGCAGATCGGCTCGATGCCGCCCGAATTAACGCGCAAGAACACCGAGTTGTTCGCCCGCGAGGTGATGCCGCATCTGCGCGACCTGTGGAGCGAGTTCGAGGACCGCTGGTCGCCCAAGCGGCTGCCCGAGAGCGAGCTCGCGATGCCGGCGCCGGTGTCGTTCAAGCTCGAAGTCGACAGCGGCAAGCGCAACGGCAAGACCAACGGTAAAGGGCGCAAGGCGGCCGCCGCCGAGGCGAGGAGTTCAGCGAAGTAATGAAGACCCATCACAAACTGCGCGACGGCAAGTGGTCCGTCGAAATGGAAGTCACCGGTAGTGGCGAGCCCCTGCTGTTCATCCACGGCGCCGGCGGCCTGCTCGGCGTCGATCCCTTCCTCGAAGACCTGGGCCGCAGCTTCAAGGTTTATGCGCCGCATCTGCCGGGCTACGGCGAGTCGACCGGCGGCGAGCTTATCGACGACGTGATCGACGCGGCGCTGTTCTACCATGAGCTGATGGACGACCTCGGGATTGCGAGCGCCAACATTGTCGGCCATTCGATGGGCGGGATGCTGGCGGCCGAGGTCGCCGCGCTCGACACCCGGCGGGCGAAGAAGCTCGTGCTGGTCGGTCCCGCCGGCTTCTGGCTTGACGAGCATCCGATTCCCGACCTGTTCGCGGCCGACCTCGATGAGCTGCCCGCGCTGCTCTTTCACGATCCCAAGTCGCCGCTGGCGCAGATGATGGTCGCGCTGCCGTGGGACGACCAGGAGGCGCTGACCGCGATGTTCATCGAGCGCACCAAGCGCTTCTCGACCGCGAGCAAGTTCCTGTGGCCGATTCCCGACCGCGGCCTGAAGAAGCGCGCGTACCGGATCGCGGCGCCGACGCTGCTGGTGTGGGGCGAGTCAGACCGGACGATCCCGCCCGCCTACGCGCGCGAGTTCCTTGGCAGCATTCGCAACTGCCGGCTGGCGACCATCAAGGAGGCCGGACACATGGTGATGTACGAGCAGCCGGCCGAGTTCGTCAAAGTGGTGACGGAGTTTCTCAACGCCTGAGGCGTCGGTGCTGCGACGAGCGAAACGACGGCCGCGGCGCCTGGGGCGCCGCGGCCGTTACATTTTGGCGAGCTCGCAGGCCGGCAGCAGGCCTCGGCCGCATCTGCGGCGCGATGCGGAGCGCCGCACAGGCAGCATCGAGACGCCAGATAAACTTCGCTATCCCTTGGGCAGGCCGAGCACGCGTTCGCCGATGATGTTGCGCTGGATCTCGCTCGAGCCGGCGGCGATGGTCAGCCCGCGCGACGCGAGCATCCGGTACAGCCAGCGCCCCTCGTCGATCGCGAACGGCGCGTCGAGCTCGATCTGCCCGTAGGCCCCGAGCAGCTCCATCGCGAGCCTGTTCATCCGCAGGTTTATCTCGGTCGTCACGACCTTGACGATCGAACTCTCCGGCCCCGGCGGCAGCCCTTTGAGCTGACGGGTGAGCTGGCGGAAGTTGAGCAGCCTGAGCGCCTGCGCCTCGCAGTAGAACTGCGCGACCTGCTGGCGGACGTCGTCGTCCTCCCATGCGCTACGGCCGTTGCGGCGCACGCTTTTGGCGAGTTGGATCAGCTCACCGACGTTGTTGTCGAGCCCGCGATAGCGCCGCTCGTACATCAGCGAGGTCAGCGCAACCAGCCACCCGTTGTTTTTCTCGCCGACGACGTTTTTCTTCGGCACCCGCACGTCTTCGAAGAAGACCTCATTGAAGCCGCGGTCGCCGGTCATCTGGACCAACGGGCGCACCGTGATTCCGGGACTGTGCATATCGACCAGCAGGTAGCTGATGCCCTTGTGCTTGGGCGCGTCAGGGTCGGTGCGCACGAGCAGGAAGCACATGTCGGCGTGATGCGCGTCGGAGGTCCAGACCTTCTGGCCGTTGACAATGAAGTCGTCGCCGTCTTCAAGCGCGCGGGTCTGGAGCGAGGCGAGGTCGGAGCCGGAGCCGGGCTCGGAGTAGCCCTGGCACCAGATCTCGGTTGCCGCGAGCATCGGCGGCATGTAGCGTTGGCGCTGTTCCTCGGTGCCCCAGATCATCAGCGTGGGGCCGACGAGCCCGATGCCCTGCCCGTTGACGAGCATCGGCGCGCGCGCCCGCTCCAGTTCCTCCTGGTAGATCATCTGCTGGGTGAGGGTGGCGCCGCGGCCGCCGTATTTTTCCGGCCAGTGCACGGCGACCCATCCGGCGGCGCGCATCTTCTTGTGCCAGGCCAGCCGCCGCTCCCACTCGTCGCCCTCTTCGCTGTGCATGAACTCGAGCATGAAGCGATGGCGCCGCTCGCTCGGCGGCAGGTTGGCGTCGAGCCAGGCGCGGAACTCGCGGCGAAAGGCCTCGTCCTGCTCGCTCAGCTTGAAATCCATCTGCGCTCCCCTCACTCGATGCGCCGCGTGGGGCCGCCGCGCGGCGGTTCAGGTTGCAGGCAGCGGCGCCTGCGCGGTCAGCCCTTGGGCAGGCCGAGCACGCGTTCGCCGATGATGTTGTGCTGGATTTCGCTGGTGCCGCCGGCGATCGTGAATGCCCGCGCGCGCAGCATCCGGTAGCTCCACACGCCGCGCGCGAGCGCCCACGGCACCTTGTGTTCGAGCTGGCTGTACGGCCCGAGCAGCTCCATCGCAAACTTCGTCATTCGCACATGCAGCTCGCTCGCGCCGAGCTTCATCACCGAGCCCTCGGGCCCCGGCGGCAGCCCCTTCAGCCGGCGCGTGAGCTGGCGGTAGGCGGTGTACTTGAGCGCGGCCGCCTCGAGGGCGAACTGGGCGATACGCTGGCGGACGGCGCTGTCGTCCCATGCAGTAGCGCCGTCGCGCGGGATGGTTTGCGCCAGGCGCGCCAGTTCGAGCACCTGGTTGGTGTTCATGTTGGGGTCGCCGACGCCGCTGCGCTCGAACATCAGCGTGGTGATCGCGACCTGCCATCCTTTGTTCTTCTCGCCGACGAGGTTCTCTTTCGGCACGCGGACGTCTTCGAAGAAGACCTCGTTGAAGCCGCGCTCGCCGGTGATTTGGATCAGCGGGCGGACGGTTACGCCCGGGCTGTGCATGTCAACGAGGAGGTAGCTGATGCCGCGATGCTTGGGCGCGTCGGGATCGGTGCGCGTGAGCAGGATGCACATGTCGGCGTGATGGGCGTCCGACGTCCAGACTTTCTGGCCGTTGACGATGAAGTAGTCGCCGTCCTCGACCGCACGGGTCTGGAGCGCGGCGACGTCGCTGCCGGCGTTGGGCTCGGAGTAGCCCTGGCACCAGATTTCGTCGGCCGAGAGGATCTTCGGGATATAGCGCTTCTTCTGTTCCTCGGTGCCCCACTGGATGAGCGTCGGCCCGACCAGCATCGTGCCGAGCTGGTTGACCAGCGCGGGAGCGTGCGCGTGGGCCAGCTCCTCGTCGTAGATGACCTGCTGGGTGAGCGTGGCGCCGCGTCCGCCGTACTCCCTGGGCCAGCTGATTCCGACCCATCCGCCCGCGTGCATCTTCTTGTGCCAGGCCAGGCGCCGCTGCCAGTGGCTCGCGCCCTCGTCGGCGAAGGAATCCTCGGCCGCTTCGTTCCGCTCGCGGCGCGGCAGGTTGGCCTCCAGCCAGGCTCTGAGCTCGGCGCGAAAGGCTTCGTCCTCGGGGCTGAACTTGAAATCCATCGCTCCTCGCGTTGGGCCTGATTGGCGCGCGGCGCGCGTGCCCGCGGCAGCGAAGAAATTTTCGCACAGTTGCGCCCGCCCGCGCAAAATCCTCCGGCATGATGCGGCGCCGAGGAAACTTGGCGCCGCGTCGTTCGACCCCACAGCGTACCCATCCCGAAACCAAGTGGGGGAGGCCCCGGCAAGAGCAGCGCGCGTGTGAGATGCTTGGGGGGGTCAGGCGCGGCCGCGCAGGTTCATCACCATCATCCGCGGCTCGGTCATCGCCTCCATCGCCCAGCGGACGCCCTCGCGGCCCAGCCCGGAGCCCTTCACCCCGCCGAAGGGGTAGGTATCGACGCGGAAGACGCCGGTGTCGCCGACGATCACGGCCCCCGCCTCGATCTCGCGAAACGCCATGAAGGCGTGCTCGAGGTTGTTGGTGAAGACGCCGGCTTGCAAGCCGTAGGGCGAGTCGTTGGCAGCGGCGACGCCGGCGGCGAAGTTCTCGATCGGCTCGACCGTCGCGACCGGGCCAAAGACTTCCTCGCACCACACGCGCAGGCGATGCAGTCCGGGCTCGCCGAGCTCGACCAGGGTGGGGGCCACGACGTTGCCCTCGCGCCGGTTGCCGGTCAGGATACCGGCGCCGGCCGCGCTCGCTTCGCCGATCCATTCCATCACGCGATCGGCAGCCTCCCTGCTGATCATCGGCCCGACAATCGTGCGCTCGTCCATCGGATCGCCCACGCCCAGGCGCTCGGTCGCCTCCACCAGCCGCTTGAGAAAGCCTTGGTACACGCGGCGATGAACGAAGATGCGCTGGACCGAGATGCAGACCTGCCCGGCGTGGATGAAGGCGCCGCGCGCGGTGCGCGCTGCCGCGTAATCGAGGTCGGTGCCCTCGTCGATCACCAGGGGGCCGTTGCCGCCCAGCTCCAGCGACACGCGCTTGGTCCCGGCCTTAGCCTTGAGCGCCCATCCGACCTTGGCGCTGCCCGTAAAGCTGAGCATCCGGATGCGCTCGTCGGTGGCGAGCCGCTCGGCGACCGGCGGGTCGGCCGAGATGACGTTGAAGCCGCCTGCGGGCAGGCCGGCCGCGGTCGCAAGCTCGGCCAGCATCAATGCCGGCCCCGGGCATTGCGGGGGCGGCTTGACGACGATCGTATTGCCGGTGGCGATCGCGGGCGCGACTTTGTGCGTGATCAGGTTGAGCGGGAAGTTGAAGGGGCCGATCGCGCCGATCGGGCCGAGTGGAAAGCGTTCGACGAGGCCTACCGCGCCGGCCAGCGCGGGCTCGAAGTCGATCGGTTCGTAGCTTGCGCCGAAGCGTTTGACCTCCTCGGCGGCGAGTCCCAGCACGCCGATCGTGCGGCCGACCTCGGCGCGCGCGTAGTCGATGGGCTTGCCGGTGCCCAGCGTGATCGCGCGCTCGAACTCGGTGCGCCGCTCGGCGACACCGCGGCCCATCGCGGTCAGTATCTCGGCGCGCCGTGCGCGCGTCAGCTTGCGCGTTTGGGCGAAGGCGCGCGCGGCGGCCGCGATCGCCGCGTCGGCTTCCTGCTCGCCGGCGCGCGCGACGGTGCCGACGACTTCGCCGTTATAGGGGTAGTGCAGATCGTAATGCTCGGCGGTGTCGATTGCTTGGCCGTCGATGAACAGCCGATAGAGCGGAGTCGCCATCGCAGGGCCTCCCATGCGCGGATGCGCCGGCCGAAGACGGATTCGGCGGTCTCGCTCCAATCTTCGCGCAGTCCGGCCGCGCGGGAAAGAGTGAGCGGCTCATTGCGCTGGGTGGCGGGGGCTTCCGTTGAACCCGCCGGACGACAGTCGGGGCAGAGAAGCACGGAGGCCCGCCCCACTCCACCACTACGAGGCGGCGCGCCGGCGCGGCGCCTCGCCCGCGGCGCGTTTGCCGCGCTCGACCACGTGCGGGCCGGCCTCGTGCGCGGCCGGCGCCGGACGTCCGCGCAACGCTCGGAGCCAGGCGTGGAACGACTCCATGTAGGTGTAGATCACGGGCGTGATGTAGAGCGTGAGGAACTGCGAGAAGAGCAGACCGCCGACCACCGCCACCCCCAGTGGACGGCGCGCGTCGGCGCCCGCCCCGGCGCCGATCGCGATTGGCAGCGTGCCCATCAGCGCCGCCATCGTGGTCATCATGATCGGCCGGAAGCGAATCATGCAGCCCTCGAAGATCGCTTCGGCCGGGCTCTTGCCTTCGGTGCGCTGGGCATCGAGCGCGAAGTCGATCATCATGATCGCGTTTTTCTTGACCAGGCCGATGAGCATGATGATGCCGACGAAGGCGAGCAGGTCGAGCTCGAGGTGGAAGATCATCAGCGTGAGCAGCGCGCCGAAGCCGGCCGCCGGCAGGCCGGAGAGAATCGTCACCGGATGGATGAAGCTTTCGTACAGGATGCCGAGCACCATGTAGATCACCAGGATCGCCATCAGAAGCAGGATGCCGAGGTTGCGCAGCGAGGACTCGAACTCCTGGGCGGTGCCGGTGAAATTGACGCTGATGCTGGCCGGGATGAGGTCGTCGGCAAGCGCGCGCACGTGGTCGAGCGCCTTGCCGAGCGAGACACCGGGCGCGATGTTGAACGAGATCGTCACCGACGTAAGCTGGCCCGAGTGGTTGATCGCGAGCGGACCGAGCGTGCGCTTCAGATGTGCGATGGTGTCTAGTGGAACGAGGTGGCCGTTGTCTGAGCGGACGTAGAGCAGCTTGAGCGTGTCGGGATTCGCCTGGTAGCGCGGCTCGACTTCAAGTATCACCCAGTACTCGTCGTTGGGCGCGTAGATGGTCGAGACCTGACGTTCGCCGTAGGCGCTGTCGAGCGCGTCCTCGATCGACTGCGCGGAAATTCCGAGCGCGTGCGCCTTGTCACGGTCGATTACCACGTTGACCTGCGGGTTGGCGATCTGGAGGTCGCTGGTCACGTCCTGGAGCTCGCGCGAGGCGCGCAACCTGCGCTCGAAGAGCTGGGCATACCTGTAAAGCTCTTCGGTGTTGGGGCTCTGCAAGGTGATCTGGTAGGTCGCCTCGGTGAACTTGGCGCCGATCTGGATCGGCGGCGGGTTCTGGAGAAAGGCGATGATGCCGGGGACCGCGGCGAGCTTGGGCCGCAGCTCGTTCATCACCTGGTCCACCGTCAGCTTGCGCTCGGGACGTGGCTTCAAGTGCGCAAAGAGGATGCCCGAATTGGGCGCGCCGTTGGGGCCCGCCGCGCCGACGCTGGAGAAGAAGGTCGTCACGTTGGGGTCGCTGCGCAGGGCGTCGGCGAGTGCCTGCTGATGCTTCACCATCGCGTCGAACGAAATCCCCTGTGCCGCCTTGGTGAAGATCAGCACCTCGCTCAGGTCCTCGCTGGGCAGGAAGCCCTTGGGCGCGACCTCGTAGAGATAGACCGTGCCGGCCAGCAGTCCCAGCGCGAACACGAGCGTGGCGGGCCGATGCCGCATCACCCAGCCGAGACTCGTCCGGTAGCCGGCGAGCATCTCGTCGAACCATCGTTCGGTCACCTGGTAGAGCCGGCCGTGGCGTTCGCTTTGCGGCGGCCGCAGGAAGCGGCTGCACAGCATCGGAGTCAGGCTCAGCGAGACGAAGCCCGAGACCAGGATGGCGGCAGCGATGGTGACCGCGAACTCGTGCAGGAGGCGGCCGATGATCCCGCCGAGGAAGAGCACCGGGATGAACACCGCGGCCAGCGAGAAGGTCATTGACAGGATGGTGAACGCGATCTCCTGCGAGCCGTCGAGCGCGGCCTCCCACACCCCCTTGCCGAGCTCCATATGGCGCACGATGTTCTCGAGCATCACGATCGCGTCGTCCACCACGAAGCCGACCGAAAGCGTGATCGCCAGCAGTGACAAATTGTCCAGGGTGTAATCGAGCGCGTACATCACCGCGAACGTGCCGATGATCGACAGCGGCAGCGCGAGGCTCGGGATGATGGTCGCCGAGAGGTTGCGCAGGAACAGGAAGATCACCATCACGACCAGGAACACGGTCAGCAGCAGGGTGAACTGGACGTCGTTCACCGAGGCGCGGATCGACTCCGAGCGGTCGTACAGGCGCGTGATCTTGACCGA encodes:
- a CDS encoding nuclear transport factor 2 family protein codes for the protein MGKRRLVCLAVVLMCAGTALADPAATVKAHSEAFAKAFQECDVPAVLALYEDNATLIWPGEGEVATGKAAIEKVIKEQCASAGKSTLKSISSDSKAIGKAYIVNVGMWDDTMNGPDGKPVTMRVRTTELLHQSAGRWRYVIDHASIGLPPAPAARQ
- a CDS encoding TetR/AcrR family transcriptional regulator, producing MSVRERKARERRARREAILAAAAKVFAAHRLEGATVEMVAREAEVAVGTIYLYFCSRDDVFLSLMAERIGRLRARYLEIRARGLAPADEVRAIGAAYLDYLRESRGLFLAQLAVDFGKLPLRLSRPEELERYEQVRRLGRECFNLWRDAVGRLLGGAGEANAAATRAATVIWAALNGAFLLTGDEAIFRDVTGLEAAGLPEETFEFQLAAAEAAAASTRRNGMHPENGNRTANGHGGNGKGAARPSPRRRRKAAPAANG
- a CDS encoding LLM class flavin-dependent oxidoreductase, with translation MKFTWFHLMPYRYLPDDFKQKYRSVWVDIPRDLYDPKIGHRLYNDYLDQLEFADRMGYDGLGVNEHHQNGYGLMPSPNIMAAAIARRTRNANLVVLGNSIALYNPPVRVAEEFAMLDVLSGGRLVAGFPVGTSMDVNFCYGEVPATIRAKYLEAHELIVKAWKARAPFAFNGKFTKLRYVNLWPKPLQQPHPPIWIPGGGSVETWDFVADHDYQYSFLSYFGYIAGKKVADGYWNVMAKKGKELNPYSLGFAQIIAVAETDEQAERDYAQHMDYFFNRCLHVYLGYADAPGYRTPSTIKAGLLGQITRDAALVRAAMKWKDFVDQGYVIAGSPKTVRERLREAIKSLRCGHLMLLLQIGSMPPELTRKNTELFAREVMPHLRDLWSEFEDRWSPKRLPESELAMPAPVSFKLEVDSGKRNGKTNGKGRKAAAAEARSSAK
- a CDS encoding alpha/beta fold hydrolase, which encodes MKTHHKLRDGKWSVEMEVTGSGEPLLFIHGAGGLLGVDPFLEDLGRSFKVYAPHLPGYGESTGGELIDDVIDAALFYHELMDDLGIASANIVGHSMGGMLAAEVAALDTRRAKKLVLVGPAGFWLDEHPIPDLFAADLDELPALLFHDPKSPLAQMMVALPWDDQEALTAMFIERTKRFSTASKFLWPIPDRGLKKRAYRIAAPTLLVWGESDRTIPPAYAREFLGSIRNCRLATIKEAGHMVMYEQPAEFVKVVTEFLNA
- a CDS encoding acyl-CoA dehydrogenase family protein, with translation MDFKLSEQDEAFRREFRAWLDANLPPSERRHRFMLEFMHSEEGDEWERRLAWHKKMRAAGWVAVHWPEKYGGRGATLTQQMIYQEELERARAPMLVNGQGIGLVGPTLMIWGTEEQRQRYMPPMLAATEIWCQGYSEPGSGSDLASLQTRALEDGDDFIVNGQKVWTSDAHHADMCFLLVRTDPDAPKHKGISYLLVDMHSPGITVRPLVQMTGDRGFNEVFFEDVRVPKKNVVGEKNNGWLVALTSLMYERRYRGLDNNVGELIQLAKSVRRNGRSAWEDDDVRQQVAQFYCEAQALRLLNFRQLTRQLKGLPPGPESSIVKVVTTEINLRMNRLAMELLGAYGQIELDAPFAIDEGRWLYRMLASRGLTIAAGSSEIQRNIIGERVLGLPKG
- a CDS encoding acyl-CoA dehydrogenase, whose translation is MDFKFSPEDEAFRAELRAWLEANLPRRERNEAAEDSFADEGASHWQRRLAWHKKMHAGGWVGISWPREYGGRGATLTQQVIYDEELAHAHAPALVNQLGTMLVGPTLIQWGTEEQKKRYIPKILSADEIWCQGYSEPNAGSDVAALQTRAVEDGDYFIVNGQKVWTSDAHHADMCILLTRTDPDAPKHRGISYLLVDMHSPGVTVRPLIQITGERGFNEVFFEDVRVPKENLVGEKNKGWQVAITTLMFERSGVGDPNMNTNQVLELARLAQTIPRDGATAWDDSAVRQRIAQFALEAAALKYTAYRQLTRRLKGLPPGPEGSVMKLGASELHVRMTKFAMELLGPYSQLEHKVPWALARGVWSYRMLRARAFTIAGGTSEIQHNIIGERVLGLPKG
- a CDS encoding aldehyde dehydrogenase family protein, which gives rise to MATPLYRLFIDGQAIDTAEHYDLHYPYNGEVVGTVARAGEQEADAAIAAAARAFAQTRKLTRARRAEILTAMGRGVAERRTEFERAITLGTGKPIDYARAEVGRTIGVLGLAAEEVKRFGASYEPIDFEPALAGAVGLVERFPLGPIGAIGPFNFPLNLITHKVAPAIATGNTIVVKPPPQCPGPALMLAELATAAGLPAGGFNVISADPPVAERLATDERIRMLSFTGSAKVGWALKAKAGTKRVSLELGGNGPLVIDEGTDLDYAAARTARGAFIHAGQVCISVQRIFVHRRVYQGFLKRLVEATERLGVGDPMDERTIVGPMISREAADRVMEWIGEASAAGAGILTGNRREGNVVAPTLVELGEPGLHRLRVWCEEVFGPVATVEPIENFAAGVAAANDSPYGLQAGVFTNNLEHAFMAFREIEAGAVIVGDTGVFRVDTYPFGGVKGSGLGREGVRWAMEAMTEPRMMVMNLRGRA
- a CDS encoding efflux RND transporter permease subunit, whose product is MNLAEPFIRRPVMTTLLSLAVVIFGLVAYRTLPVSDLPNVDFPTILVTATLPGASPETMASSVATPLERQFSTIAGLDQMTSTSIQGITNITLQFNLDRSIDAAAQDVQAAIAAAQALLPQGMPSPPSYQKVNPADKPILYLGLSSPTLPLSQVDEYAETYLAERISMVSGVAQVQVYGSQKYAVRVQVDPQALAYRGIGIDEVAKAIQNSNVNLPTGTLYGSHQAFTVQATGQLTSAAAYRPLIVAYRNGAPVRLEQLGRVVDSVQNDKVAGWVDNERAVVLAIQRQPGANTVEVVDAINRILPTFRSELPASVKITRLYDRSESIRASVNDVQFTLLLTVFLVVMVIFLFLRNLSATIIPSLALPLSIIGTFAVMYALDYTLDNLSLLAITLSVGFVVDDAIVMLENIVRHMELGKGVWEAALDGSQEIAFTILSMTFSLAAVFIPVLFLGGIIGRLLHEFAVTIAAAILVSGFVSLSLTPMLCSRFLRPPQSERHGRLYQVTERWFDEMLAGYRTSLGWVMRHRPATLVFALGLLAGTVYLYEVAPKGFLPSEDLSEVLIFTKAAQGISFDAMVKHQQALADALRSDPNVTTFFSSVGAAGPNGAPNSGILFAHLKPRPERKLTVDQVMNELRPKLAAVPGIIAFLQNPPPIQIGAKFTEATYQITLQSPNTEELYRYAQLFERRLRASRELQDVTSDLQIANPQVNVVIDRDKAHALGISAQSIEDALDSAYGERQVSTIYAPNDEYWVILEVEPRYQANPDTLKLLYVRSDNGHLVPLDTIAHLKRTLGPLAINHSGQLTSVTISFNIAPGVSLGKALDHVRALADDLIPASISVNFTGTAQEFESSLRNLGILLLMAILVIYMVLGILYESFIHPVTILSGLPAAGFGALLTLMIFHLELDLLAFVGIIMLIGLVKKNAIMMIDFALDAQRTEGKSPAEAIFEGCMIRFRPIMMTTMAALMGTLPIAIGAGAGADARRPLGVAVVGGLLFSQFLTLYITPVIYTYMESFHAWLRALRGRPAPAAHEAGPHVVERGKRAAGEAPRRRAAS